In Pedobacter africanus, a single window of DNA contains:
- a CDS encoding ferritin-like domain-containing protein, producing MENNKEIISDLKGLVNIVNDGKEGYESASQTTESLELQDLFLKYSAQRAGYAMELKAHLARHGGESDNEEGGVLGVLHRAWIDIKQALSSKEDVAILSAIETGEKSAIEKYDEILDEETLHADHLELLQRQRTGILEALKEVETYRIRLEH from the coding sequence TAATAAGGAAATCATCAGCGATTTGAAAGGTCTGGTAAATATTGTCAATGATGGCAAAGAAGGTTATGAGTCCGCTTCGCAGACTACGGAAAGTCTTGAGCTTCAGGATTTGTTCTTAAAGTATTCTGCTCAGCGGGCAGGATATGCGATGGAGTTGAAAGCACACCTTGCCCGGCATGGTGGGGAATCGGATAATGAAGAAGGTGGCGTTCTGGGAGTGCTGCATAGGGCCTGGATTGATATCAAACAGGCTTTAAGCAGTAAAGAAGATGTAGCTATTTTAAGCGCGATAGAAACGGGCGAAAAATCGGCAATCGAAAAATATGATGAAATACTGGATGAGGAAACGCTGCATGCAGATCATCTGGAGTTACTGCAACGCCAGCGTACCGGGATTCTGGAAGCTTTGAAGGAAGTGGAAACTTACCGCATTCGTCTGGAGCATTAA
- a CDS encoding alpha-ketoglutarate-dependent dioxygenase AlkB family protein, whose protein sequence is MNLFGETALFEGGIKRYIDFKLPDTELRLWQRFFNKAEADLYYHTLLKETPWQQRIRKMYDKVIPDPRLTAYYGGANGHAWTPLLLEIKQAVEQITEINFDRVLLNLYRDGKDSVAWHSDNLPADGKHHHIASVTFGDTRIFKVRHKTRKDIQQLDIPLTHGSLLLMGETMQEHYEHHIPKTAREIGPRINLTFRISESLKPVYFEGR, encoded by the coding sequence ATGAACCTTTTTGGAGAGACGGCACTATTTGAGGGAGGCATTAAAAGGTATATAGACTTTAAGTTGCCTGATACCGAACTAAGGTTATGGCAGCGTTTTTTTAATAAAGCGGAGGCCGATCTTTACTACCACACCCTGCTTAAGGAGACACCCTGGCAGCAGCGCATTCGTAAAATGTACGACAAAGTAATACCAGACCCGCGGCTAACCGCATATTACGGCGGAGCAAACGGGCATGCCTGGACACCCTTATTATTAGAAATTAAACAAGCCGTGGAGCAGATCACCGAAATCAACTTTGACCGGGTACTGCTAAACCTGTACCGCGATGGAAAAGATTCTGTGGCCTGGCACAGTGACAACCTACCTGCCGACGGCAAGCACCACCACATTGCCTCGGTCACCTTTGGTGATACCAGGATTTTTAAGGTACGGCACAAAACAAGAAAAGACATTCAACAATTAGACATACCGCTTACGCACGGAAGCCTGCTGCTGATGGGTGAGACTATGCAGGAACATTATGAGCACCACATCCCCAAGACCGCACGGGAAATTGGCCCAAGGATCAATCTCACCTTCCGCATCTCAGAATCGCTTAAACCAGTTTATTTTGAAGGCAGATAA
- a CDS encoding cupin domain-containing protein, whose amino-acid sequence MQQTTFEILNLTDDGVIPNSKYPVIFYHHVFTMEGEPAAAFLEHRFAENGWSNAFRWRVYSYHHYHTNTHEVLGVYAGNALLQLGGPKGEKMHVRPGDVLILPAGTGHICLSHSDDFAVVGAYPNGVEPDLVKITDTRPEGIADKVDAVPVPEKDPFFGSTPPGMVSSWVEREEREYN is encoded by the coding sequence ATGCAGCAAACTACTTTTGAAATTTTAAATCTTACTGATGATGGCGTTATTCCCAATAGTAAGTACCCGGTAATCTTTTATCATCATGTTTTTACAATGGAAGGTGAACCTGCGGCTGCTTTCCTGGAGCACAGGTTTGCAGAAAATGGCTGGAGCAATGCTTTTCGCTGGCGGGTGTATAGTTATCATCACTATCATACCAATACTCATGAAGTGCTGGGCGTTTACGCTGGAAATGCTTTGTTACAACTTGGTGGACCCAAGGGAGAAAAAATGCATGTCCGGCCCGGAGACGTGCTGATTTTACCGGCGGGTACAGGGCATATCTGTTTGAGTCACAGTGATGATTTTGCTGTGGTTGGAGCTTATCCAAATGGTGTTGAGCCTGATCTGGTTAAAATTACTGATACGCGGCCGGAAGGAATTGCTGATAAAGTTGATGCTGTTCCGGTACCGGAAAAAGATCCATTTTTTGGCAGCACTCCTCCAGGTATGGTCAGCTCATGGGTGGAGCGTGAGGAAAGAGAATATAATTAA